A window of the Bradyrhizobium ottawaense genome harbors these coding sequences:
- a CDS encoding LemA family protein codes for MRRLWTVLAALATLSLTNCGYNAIQTNDEHVKANWSEVVNQYQRRADLVPNLVNSVKGFAQQEKDVLLGVTNARAKVGSIQATPEVLNDPAAFQKFQAAQGELSSALSRLLVVTENYPQLKSDTLFRDLMSQLEGTENRITVARNRYIKSVQDYNVGIRTFPNNLTAMVFGYKEKPNFAVENEKEISTAPKVDFNPTPAPAAPAASSK; via the coding sequence ATGCGCAGATTATGGACCGTGCTGGCGGCGCTGGCGACCTTGAGCCTGACCAATTGCGGCTACAACGCGATCCAGACCAATGACGAGCACGTCAAGGCGAACTGGTCGGAGGTGGTCAACCAGTACCAGCGCCGCGCCGATCTGGTGCCCAACCTCGTCAATTCGGTGAAGGGTTTCGCCCAGCAGGAAAAAGACGTGCTGCTTGGCGTCACCAACGCCCGCGCCAAGGTCGGCAGCATCCAGGCGACGCCGGAAGTGCTGAACGATCCGGCCGCCTTCCAGAAATTCCAGGCCGCCCAGGGTGAACTTTCCAGCGCGCTGTCGCGACTATTGGTCGTGACCGAAAACTATCCGCAGCTCAAATCCGATACGTTGTTTCGTGACCTGATGTCGCAGCTCGAAGGCACCGAGAACCGCATCACGGTGGCGCGCAACCGCTACATCAAGTCGGTGCAGGACTATAATGTCGGTATCCGCACCTTCCCGAACAATCTGACGGCGATGGTGTTCGGCTACAAGGAAAAGCCGAACTTCGCGGTCGAGAACGAGAAGGAAATCTCGACGGCGCCGAAGGTGGATTTCAATCCGACGCCAGCACCGGCGGCACCTGCCGCGTCCTCGAAATAG
- a CDS encoding TPM domain-containing protein gives MNAARASLLALLLCWAFALPCDFARATVAVPPLSGRVVDQTGTLGAGDIASLTQTLKDLETRKGSQIAVLIVPTTDGEAIEQFSIRVAEAWKIGRKKIDDGALLVIAKNDRHLRIEVGYGLEGSLTDVTSKRIIDEDITPKFKAGDFAGGVSAGIDRMIRIINGEQLPAPEPPHWQPSAHSFDPSYLFNPFLIIPVLLFGGAIRSVLGRLVGSGVAGGLVALIAWFFFGSMVAALLSGIVTSMLVMFSDAITAPSPRGRGGSWSGGSGGSWSGGSSSSSSDSGSFSGGGGSFGGGGASGSW, from the coding sequence ATGAATGCTGCGAGAGCTTCCCTTCTTGCGTTGCTGCTGTGCTGGGCGTTCGCACTCCCCTGCGATTTCGCACGCGCCACGGTCGCGGTGCCGCCGCTGTCAGGGCGCGTGGTCGATCAGACCGGCACGCTTGGCGCCGGCGATATCGCGTCTCTAACGCAGACGTTAAAGGATCTTGAGACCCGAAAGGGCAGCCAGATCGCGGTCCTGATCGTGCCGACGACCGACGGCGAGGCGATCGAGCAGTTTTCGATCCGGGTCGCAGAGGCCTGGAAGATCGGTCGCAAGAAAATTGACGACGGCGCGCTGCTGGTGATCGCCAAGAACGATCGCCATTTGCGGATCGAGGTCGGCTACGGCCTCGAGGGTTCGCTGACCGACGTCACGTCCAAGCGCATCATCGACGAAGATATCACGCCGAAGTTCAAGGCCGGCGATTTCGCCGGCGGCGTTTCCGCCGGCATCGACCGGATGATCCGGATTATCAATGGCGAACAATTGCCGGCGCCGGAGCCGCCGCACTGGCAGCCGTCGGCGCACTCGTTCGATCCGAGCTATCTATTCAACCCGTTCCTGATCATTCCCGTATTGCTGTTCGGCGGCGCGATACGGAGCGTGCTGGGCCGCCTGGTCGGATCGGGTGTCGCCGGCGGTCTGGTGGCGCTGATCGCCTGGTTCTTCTTTGGCTCGATGGTCGCGGCGCTTCTCTCAGGTATTGTGACGTCGATGCTTGTGATGTTTAGCGACGCCATCACTGCGCCATCGCCGCGTGGGCGCGGCGGGAGCTGGTCGGGCGGCAGCGGCGGCTCGTGGTCCGGCGGCAGTTCGAGCAGCAGCAGCGACAGTGGCAGTTTCAGCGGCGGAGGCGGCAGTTTCGGCGGCGGCGGCGCATCCGGTAGCTGGTAG
- a CDS encoding TPM domain-containing protein has product MGIARIGKHLLHHRWWQRRYFPPAVLAAIEAAIKAGETTHSGQVRFVVEGALDGAPLFRDQSAHDRALDIFGQLRIWDTAHNNGVLIYLLLADRNVEIVADRGIDAKVGTAGWEKICTAMEADFRARNFEAGAIKGIEAVSRELAAHFPKQGPGPNELPDAPVVI; this is encoded by the coding sequence ATGGGCATTGCGCGCATCGGCAAGCATCTGCTGCATCATCGCTGGTGGCAGCGGCGATATTTTCCGCCTGCCGTGCTGGCTGCGATCGAAGCCGCGATCAAGGCCGGCGAAACCACGCATTCCGGCCAGGTGCGTTTCGTGGTGGAAGGCGCACTCGACGGCGCGCCGCTGTTCCGCGACCAGTCGGCGCACGACCGGGCGCTCGATATCTTCGGTCAATTGCGGATCTGGGACACCGCCCATAACAACGGCGTGCTGATCTATCTCCTGCTCGCCGACCGCAATGTCGAGATCGTCGCCGACCGCGGCATCGATGCCAAGGTCGGCACTGCCGGCTGGGAGAAAATCTGTACCGCAATGGAAGCCGATTTCAGGGCCAGGAATTTCGAAGCCGGCGCGATCAAGGGGATCGAAGCGGTGTCGCGCGAACTGGCGGCGCATTTTCCGAAGCAGGGCCCGGGCCCCAACGAGCTGCCGGATGCGCCGGTGGTGATTTAG
- a CDS encoding glutathione S-transferase family protein, with protein sequence MKLYDSIGPNPRVVRMFMAEKGVEMPRQAVDLRKGENREAEHLKRNPHGQMPTLELDDGHYLSEITAICEYLEEKNPKPAMIGATAEERAECRMWTRRVDLNICEHLGNGYRFGEGLKFFQSRIPCAPEASPGLKMIAANRLQWLDGQMADGREYICGKRFTLADILLYCWLEFASQVGQPVDTTNAHIVAWMARVGERPSARA encoded by the coding sequence ATGAAGCTCTACGACTCGATCGGACCGAACCCGCGCGTTGTCCGCATGTTCATGGCGGAAAAAGGCGTCGAAATGCCTCGGCAGGCGGTCGATCTGCGCAAGGGCGAGAATCGCGAAGCCGAGCATTTGAAGCGCAATCCGCACGGCCAGATGCCGACGCTCGAACTCGACGATGGGCACTATCTCTCCGAGATCACCGCGATCTGCGAATATCTCGAAGAGAAGAATCCGAAGCCCGCGATGATCGGGGCAACCGCGGAAGAACGCGCCGAGTGCCGGATGTGGACGCGCCGCGTCGATCTCAATATTTGCGAGCACCTCGGCAACGGCTACCGGTTCGGCGAAGGCCTCAAGTTCTTCCAGAGCCGCATCCCCTGCGCGCCGGAGGCGTCGCCCGGCCTCAAGATGATCGCCGCCAACCGCCTGCAATGGCTCGACGGACAGATGGCCGACGGCAGGGAATACATCTGCGGCAAGCGCTTCACGCTGGCGGACATCCTGCTCTATTGCTGGCTCGAATTCGCCAGCCAGGTCGGCCAGCCGGTGGACACCACCAATGCCCATATCGTGGCGTGGATGGCGCGTGTTGGCGAAAGGCCTTCGGCGAGGGCGTAG
- a CDS encoding MBL fold metallo-hydrolase has product MSDRKPSPFKTLLDNEVCTLIEAAADVYQIRFKNRAANAYLVRGSSRTIMIDVGLSSNYPHLLTCLNHVGVKPEDIDMVVLSHEHLDHIGAAFHFSGRTFIAAHRLAANKIMLRDDFSMLRKMFNEPNVPINVDIWLEEGNLIDLGNFRLNVMHTPGHTSACITLFDQDKGLLFAADTLMPGGVMGGVFGSGSIADYIQSLERLKGLNSKILLSGHGRLSDTPQDDVRIAIQRSHTLLSDTAQLFDALDARSNFEPIMQSVRDLNKLDDG; this is encoded by the coding sequence ATGAGCGACCGCAAGCCGAGCCCGTTCAAGACCCTGCTCGACAATGAGGTCTGCACGCTGATCGAGGCGGCCGCGGACGTCTATCAGATCCGTTTCAAGAACCGCGCGGCGAACGCCTATCTGGTGCGCGGCAGTTCGCGCACCATCATGATCGACGTCGGGCTGTCGTCGAACTATCCGCATCTGCTGACCTGCCTCAACCATGTCGGAGTGAAACCCGAAGACATCGACATGGTGGTGCTGAGCCACGAGCATCTCGATCACATCGGTGCGGCCTTTCATTTTTCAGGACGCACCTTCATCGCCGCGCACCGGCTCGCCGCCAACAAGATCATGCTGCGCGACGATTTCTCGATGCTTCGAAAAATGTTCAACGAGCCGAACGTGCCGATCAATGTCGACATCTGGCTTGAAGAGGGCAATCTGATCGACCTCGGCAATTTCCGCCTCAACGTGATGCACACGCCCGGCCACACCTCGGCCTGCATCACGCTGTTTGACCAGGACAAGGGATTGCTGTTCGCCGCCGACACGCTGATGCCCGGTGGCGTGATGGGCGGGGTGTTCGGCTCCGGCAGCATCGCCGACTACATCCAGTCGCTGGAGCGGCTCAAGGGCCTGAACTCAAAGATCCTGCTGTCCGGCCACGGCCGGCTGTCGGATACGCCGCAGGACGACGTCCGGATCGCGATCCAGCGTTCGCACACGCTGCTGTCGGACACCGCGCAACTGTTCGACGCGCTGGATGCGCGCTCGAATTTCGAACCGATCATGCAGTCGGTGCGCGACCTCAACAAGCTCGACGACGGCTAG
- a CDS encoding Crp/Fnr family transcriptional regulator, with amino-acid sequence MAIEKCINEFDVNDVIFEEGSTGRELFVVLEGQVEIAKVGSAGKTVIVTLGKGEFFGEMAVIDGSSRSATAIAAAPHTRVMRINHARFVYLVSQQPAFALMIMDALSKRLRASNAVNFKAAAAP; translated from the coding sequence GTGGCGATCGAGAAATGCATCAACGAGTTTGATGTCAATGACGTCATTTTTGAGGAAGGCTCGACCGGGCGCGAGCTGTTCGTGGTGCTCGAAGGCCAGGTCGAGATCGCCAAGGTCGGCAGCGCCGGCAAGACCGTCATTGTGACGCTCGGCAAGGGCGAGTTCTTCGGCGAAATGGCCGTAATCGACGGCTCGTCGCGCTCGGCGACCGCGATTGCCGCCGCCCCCCATACCCGCGTGATGCGGATCAACCATGCCCGCTTCGTCTACCTGGTCAGCCAGCAGCCGGCGTTTGCGCTGATGATCATGGATGCGCTGTCCAAGCGGTTGCGGGCCTCGAACGCCGTCAACTTCAAAGCCGCGGCCGCTCCATGA
- a CDS encoding flavin-dependent oxidoreductase, which translates to MDEVIIVGAGIGGLTLGLALHQAGIPCRIFESAAEIKAVGVGINLLPHATKELAALGLERALAQVAIATTDATFFNRFGQLIYQEPLGRMAGYDHPQFSIHRGDLQRVLLDAFVARAGGDRLLTNQHCVGVAQDAAGVAVTFCDGPGGSNRSTVHGRAAIACDGINSAVRKQFYPDEGEPRYSGINMWRGVTPWKPMLSGASMVRAGWMSHGKMVIYPIRPAGADGKQLINWVAEIETPVYRKRDWNRSGSLDDFIGAFSDWQFEWLDVPAFIRAADHVLEFPMVDQDPLPRWSFGRITLLGDAAHPMVPRGSNGAGQAILDARALTTALREHADPVAALAAYESQRLEATTRIVLTNRTNPPDAILREVFERTGDQPFKTIEDVISREELVGLSEGYKRIAGYSKEALRG; encoded by the coding sequence ATGGACGAGGTCATTATCGTCGGCGCAGGCATCGGCGGGCTGACGCTCGGACTGGCGCTGCATCAAGCCGGAATTCCCTGCCGCATCTTCGAGTCCGCCGCCGAGATCAAGGCCGTGGGTGTCGGCATCAACCTGCTGCCGCATGCGACCAAGGAATTGGCCGCGCTCGGCCTCGAGCGCGCGCTGGCCCAAGTTGCGATCGCGACTACCGATGCGACCTTCTTCAATCGCTTCGGCCAGTTGATCTACCAGGAGCCGCTTGGCCGCATGGCGGGTTACGATCATCCGCAATTCTCCATTCACCGCGGCGACCTGCAGCGCGTCTTGCTTGATGCCTTTGTCGCGCGCGCCGGGGGCGACAGGCTGCTGACCAACCAGCATTGCGTCGGCGTCGCGCAGGATGCGGCCGGCGTCGCCGTGACGTTCTGCGACGGACCGGGCGGCTCAAACCGTTCCACCGTACACGGCCGGGCGGCGATCGCCTGCGATGGGATCAATTCCGCGGTTCGCAAGCAGTTCTATCCCGACGAAGGCGAACCGCGATATTCCGGCATCAACATGTGGCGCGGCGTGACCCCCTGGAAACCGATGCTGTCGGGCGCCAGCATGGTGCGTGCCGGCTGGATGTCGCACGGCAAGATGGTGATCTATCCGATCCGTCCGGCGGGCGCCGACGGCAAGCAATTGATCAACTGGGTCGCCGAAATTGAAACGCCAGTCTATCGCAAGCGCGACTGGAACCGGTCCGGCTCGCTCGACGATTTCATCGGCGCCTTTTCCGATTGGCAATTCGAGTGGCTCGATGTGCCAGCCTTCATTCGCGCCGCCGATCATGTGCTGGAATTCCCGATGGTCGATCAGGATCCGCTGCCGCGCTGGAGCTTTGGCCGGATAACGCTGCTCGGCGATGCTGCGCATCCGATGGTGCCGCGTGGTTCCAACGGTGCCGGCCAGGCGATCCTGGATGCGCGCGCGCTCACGACGGCTTTGCGCGAGCATGCGGATCCGGTAGCAGCGCTTGCGGCTTACGAAAGCCAGCGGCTCGAAGCCACCACGCGGATCGTGCTCACCAACCGCACCAATCCCCCGGATGCGATCCTGCGCGAAGTGTTCGAACGCACCGGGGACCAGCCGTTCAAGACGATCGAGGACGTCATCAGTCGCGAGGAACTTGTCGGGCTGTCCGAAGGCTACAAGCGGATTGCGGGCTATTCGAAGGAAGCCTTGCGCGGGTGA
- a CDS encoding MFS transporter, which produces MAVSQGQGDGASLVDVAGASSVDVAGFIDRQPVGGFQIKLLLTCAAVLFLDGFDTQAIGYVAPALAKEWGLSKAALGPVFSAGLFGLMIGALVFGPLADRIGRKKIIIFSTLAFGIGTLATAFIGDVNTLLAIRFLTGLGLGGAMPNAVAMTSEFSPHRRRATMVMVMFCGFSIGAALGGLLAAALIPQFGWRSVFAVGGIAPLLLVPILARRLPESVRFLALTGRAPARVAELLGQIDRNAGFTAATKFVVHEPQLAGMPVLHLFREGRMLPTLLLWVVFFMSLLDLYFLSNWLPTVLNDLGASVSSAALIGSMLQVGGVVGTFALGSIIDRFSFRALALVYFVAVFAIGAIGQLGHSVALVTAAIFAAGFCIVGGQIAANALAAGFYPTSVRATGVGWALGIGRVGSIVGPLVGGALLTAKWSTGSVFMAAATAAMCAALAAFSLSRLAGMGGGKGADQPSSINARLRTAAAAN; this is translated from the coding sequence ATGGCGGTTTCTCAGGGGCAAGGTGACGGCGCATCGCTTGTCGATGTCGCCGGCGCATCGTCTGTCGATGTCGCCGGCTTTATCGACCGGCAGCCGGTCGGCGGTTTCCAGATCAAATTGTTGCTGACCTGTGCCGCGGTGCTGTTTCTCGACGGCTTCGACACCCAGGCGATCGGCTATGTCGCGCCGGCGCTTGCCAAGGAGTGGGGCCTGAGCAAGGCAGCACTCGGGCCGGTGTTCAGCGCCGGACTGTTCGGCCTGATGATCGGCGCGCTGGTGTTCGGGCCGCTGGCCGACCGCATCGGACGCAAGAAGATCATCATCTTCTCGACGCTGGCCTTCGGCATCGGCACGCTCGCGACGGCTTTCATCGGCGACGTCAACACGCTGCTGGCGATCCGCTTTCTGACCGGTCTCGGTCTCGGCGGCGCGATGCCGAATGCGGTAGCGATGACATCCGAGTTCAGTCCGCACCGTCGCCGCGCCACCATGGTGATGGTCATGTTCTGCGGCTTCTCGATCGGCGCCGCACTCGGCGGCCTGCTTGCGGCCGCACTGATCCCGCAATTCGGCTGGCGCTCGGTGTTCGCCGTCGGCGGCATAGCACCGCTGTTGCTGGTGCCCATCCTGGCGCGGCGGTTGCCGGAATCCGTGCGCTTCCTTGCGCTCACCGGGCGGGCGCCGGCCCGCGTTGCCGAACTGCTCGGGCAGATCGATCGCAACGCCGGTTTCACGGCCGCAACGAAATTCGTCGTGCACGAGCCGCAACTCGCCGGGATGCCGGTGCTGCATCTGTTCCGGGAAGGGCGAATGTTGCCCACGCTGTTGCTGTGGGTGGTGTTCTTCATGAGCCTGCTCGATCTTTATTTTCTGTCGAACTGGCTGCCGACCGTGCTCAACGATCTCGGCGCCTCGGTGTCCTCGGCCGCCCTGATCGGGTCGATGCTGCAGGTCGGCGGCGTGGTTGGAACCTTCGCGCTCGGCAGCATCATCGACCGCTTTTCGTTCCGCGCGCTGGCGCTGGTGTATTTTGTCGCCGTATTCGCGATCGGCGCGATCGGCCAGCTCGGCCACTCCGTCGCGCTGGTGACGGCGGCGATCTTCGCGGCCGGGTTCTGTATCGTCGGCGGCCAGATTGCCGCCAATGCGCTGGCGGCGGGATTCTATCCCACCTCCGTCAGGGCGACCGGCGTCGGTTGGGCGCTGGGCATCGGCCGGGTCGGGTCGATTGTCGGGCCGCTGGTCGGCGGCGCGCTGTTGACGGCGAAATGGAGCACCGGATCGGTCTTCATGGCGGCCGCAACGGCCGCCATGTGCGCGGCGCTGGCGGCCTTCTCGCTCAGCCGGCTCGCCGGCATGGGCGGCGGCAAAGGCGCCGACCAGCCGTCATCGATTAATGCTAGGCTGCGCACGGCAGCAGCAGCGAACTGA
- a CDS encoding RnfABCDGE type electron transport complex subunit D, whose amino-acid sequence MSSSDQENKDRNREIAENEARRETASNVRVSTWAIAVAVIAGVIVFAIAWGWLGR is encoded by the coding sequence ATGAGCTCTTCCGACCAGGAGAACAAGGACCGCAATCGCGAGATCGCGGAGAATGAAGCCAGGCGCGAGACGGCAAGCAACGTCCGCGTCAGCACCTGGGCGATCGCGGTCGCGGTCATTGCCGGCGTGATCGTATTTGCCATTGCCTGGGGATGGCTCGGCCGCTGA
- a CDS encoding glutathione S-transferase family protein, translated as MPTYRLHYFPESGNSYKLALMLTLCGERFEPVWTDFAGGVTRTPEWRRDVNEMGEIPVLEVDGERHTQTAPILLQLAKQYGRFGGETEPEQFDLLRWLFWDNHKLTGYMATYRYYRAFTPTPDQHVLNHFRRRLDDFLSILEAHMQKNAFAIGERPTIADISMMAYLHYPADETGYDLAASHPAISAWLGRMAQLPGWKSAYELLPGKRMTHYAK; from the coding sequence ATGCCCACCTATCGCCTGCATTATTTCCCGGAGTCGGGAAACAGCTACAAGCTCGCCTTGATGCTGACGCTGTGCGGCGAGCGCTTCGAACCGGTGTGGACCGATTTCGCCGGCGGCGTCACGCGGACGCCGGAATGGCGGCGCGACGTCAACGAGATGGGTGAAATTCCGGTGCTGGAGGTGGACGGCGAGCGCCACACCCAGACCGCGCCGATCTTGCTGCAGCTCGCCAAGCAATATGGCCGGTTCGGCGGCGAGACCGAGCCGGAACAGTTCGACCTGTTGCGCTGGCTGTTCTGGGACAATCACAAGCTGACCGGCTATATGGCGACCTATCGCTATTACCGCGCGTTCACGCCGACGCCGGACCAGCATGTGCTGAACCATTTTCGCCGTCGGCTCGACGACTTCCTGTCGATTCTCGAAGCGCATATGCAGAAGAACGCATTCGCCATCGGCGAACGGCCGACGATCGCGGATATTTCCATGATGGCCTATCTGCATTATCCCGCCGACGAGACCGGATACGACCTGGCGGCGAGCCATCCCGCGATCAGCGCCTGGCTCGGGCGGATGGCGCAATTGCCGGGCTGGAAGTCTGCCTATGAGCTGCTGCCCGGCAAGCGAATGACGCATTACGCCAAGTAA
- a CDS encoding CaiB/BaiF CoA transferase family protein, translating into MEKGIFEGLKVLDCASFIAAPAAATVLSDFGADVIKIEPPGAGDPYRNLPNLPGYPQSEHNFAWMLEARNKRSLALDLSKPEGQAVLHKLAAEADVFITNYPPQVRERLGITHAHLAPTNERLIYASFTGYGEKGEEANKPGFDSNAYWARSGLMDLVRADEHTTPARSIAGMGDHPCAMAFYGAIVTALYKRERTGKGSHVSSNLMANGVWAASVLAQAKLVGAKFGERRPRERALNAVTNHYQCKDGRWLILSLLNEDKQWPTLARILGREDLVTDPRFETKKERHARSLELIKIFDETFATKDLSEWRKILDGNGLVFGVVGILDDIPHDKQMIENEVLVPFENDTMMTISSPIWVDGSKKVQPRKPPGLGEHSDEILRNAGYDEAAIKNLRATGAVA; encoded by the coding sequence ATGGAAAAAGGTATTTTTGAAGGCCTGAAGGTTCTGGACTGCGCGAGCTTTATCGCAGCCCCCGCGGCCGCCACCGTGCTGTCGGATTTCGGCGCCGACGTCATCAAGATCGAGCCTCCCGGCGCCGGCGATCCCTATCGCAATCTGCCGAATTTGCCGGGCTATCCCCAGAGCGAACATAATTTTGCGTGGATGCTGGAAGCCCGCAACAAGCGCAGCCTCGCGCTCGACCTTTCAAAGCCCGAGGGCCAGGCCGTGCTGCACAAGCTCGCAGCCGAAGCCGACGTCTTCATCACCAATTATCCGCCGCAGGTGCGCGAACGGCTTGGAATTACCCACGCCCATCTGGCGCCGACGAACGAGCGGCTGATCTATGCCTCGTTTACCGGCTACGGCGAAAAGGGCGAGGAAGCCAACAAGCCCGGCTTCGACTCTAACGCCTATTGGGCGCGCTCGGGCCTGATGGACCTGGTGCGCGCGGACGAACACACCACGCCGGCGCGGTCGATCGCCGGCATGGGTGATCATCCCTGCGCGATGGCGTTTTACGGCGCGATCGTGACCGCGCTCTACAAGCGCGAGCGCACCGGGAAGGGTTCGCATGTGTCTTCGAACCTGATGGCGAACGGCGTCTGGGCCGCCTCCGTGCTGGCGCAGGCCAAGTTGGTCGGCGCGAAATTCGGCGAACGGCGTCCGCGCGAGCGTGCGCTGAACGCGGTCACCAATCACTACCAGTGCAAGGATGGACGCTGGCTCATTCTGTCGCTGCTCAACGAGGACAAGCAATGGCCGACGCTGGCGCGCATCCTCGGCCGCGAGGATCTGGTCACCGATCCCCGCTTTGAGACCAAGAAGGAACGCCATGCGCGGTCGCTGGAGCTGATCAAGATCTTTGACGAGACCTTCGCGACCAAAGACCTTTCCGAATGGCGCAAGATCCTCGACGGCAACGGGCTGGTGTTCGGCGTGGTCGGCATTCTCGACGACATTCCGCACGACAAGCAGATGATCGAGAACGAGGTGCTGGTGCCGTTCGAGAACGATACCATGATGACGATCAGCAGTCCGATCTGGGTCGACGGCAGCAAGAAGGTGCAGCCGCGCAAGCCGCCCGGCCTCGGCGAGCATAGCGACGAGATCTTGCGCAACGCCGGCTATGACGAAGCCGCGATCAAGAACTTGCGGGCGACCGGCGCGGTCGCCTGA